A DNA window from Longimicrobiaceae bacterium contains the following coding sequences:
- a CDS encoding alpha/beta hydrolase, protein MSAAAGDFVHRWVPGSGAAAGTTLLLLHGTGGDEHDLLELGQALVPGAAMLSPRGKVLEGSMLRFFRRLAEGVFDEADLVARTHELAEWVGAAAAHYGFDAGRMVTVGFSNGANIASAALLLRPGLLRNAVLFRAMVPLQPEAAPDLAGTRIFMGSGRTDPVIPANNAQRLADMLRAAGADVTHEWTPGGHGLSMPEVESAARWLQPSWANSERHIDIASV, encoded by the coding sequence GTGAGCGCCGCGGCGGGGGACTTCGTCCACCGCTGGGTGCCCGGCTCGGGCGCGGCGGCGGGCACCACGCTGCTCCTGCTGCACGGCACGGGCGGCGACGAGCACGACCTGCTTGAGCTGGGCCAGGCGCTGGTGCCGGGCGCCGCCATGCTCAGCCCGCGCGGCAAGGTGCTGGAGGGCAGCATGCTGCGCTTCTTCCGCCGCCTGGCCGAGGGCGTGTTCGACGAGGCGGACCTGGTGGCCCGCACGCACGAGCTTGCCGAGTGGGTCGGGGCGGCGGCGGCGCACTACGGCTTCGACGCGGGGCGGATGGTGACGGTGGGCTTCAGCAACGGCGCCAACATCGCCTCGGCGGCGCTGCTGCTGCGGCCGGGGCTGCTGCGGAACGCGGTGCTCTTCCGGGCCATGGTGCCGCTCCAGCCGGAGGCCGCGCCGGACCTGGCGGGCACGCGCATCTTCATGGGTTCCGGCCGCACGGACCCCGTGATCCCCGCAAACAACGCGCAGCGGCTGGCGGACATGCTGCGCGCCGCCGGCGCGGACGTCACGCACGAGTGGACGCCCGGCGGCCACGGCCTCAGCATGCCCGAGGTGGAGAGCGCGGCGCGCTGGCTCCAGCCATCGTGGGCGAATAGCGAGCGGCACATCGACATCGCCTCCGTGTGA
- a CDS encoding ring-cleaving dioxygenase: MSTSALGIHHVTAIASDPQRNVDFYAGTLGLRMVKRTVNFDDPKTYHFYYGDEAGTPGSILTFFPWPGARRGRQGVGQAAVTSLAVPPESLGWWIERLVAHGVEHERPSRRFGAPVLAFRDPDGLLLELTVHPDAASRGAWEGADVPAEHAIRGVHSVALWEEAGEETVRMLTDTLGFRHVADEGNVSRFAAGDGGPGTLVDVRTVGGFPRGAGGAGTVHHVAWRTGDDAGELELRARAEAAGAQPTPVIDREYFHSVYFREPGGVLFELATDAPGFDVDEPRERLGEALMLPPQYEPRRAEIERVLPAFHLPGTLPVEGR, from the coding sequence ATGAGCACCAGCGCACTCGGCATTCACCACGTCACGGCCATCGCGTCGGACCCGCAGCGCAACGTGGACTTCTACGCTGGCACGCTGGGGCTGCGGATGGTGAAGCGGACGGTCAACTTCGACGACCCCAAGACGTATCACTTCTACTACGGCGACGAGGCGGGCACGCCGGGCAGCATCCTCACCTTCTTCCCATGGCCCGGCGCGCGGCGCGGGCGGCAGGGCGTGGGCCAGGCGGCGGTGACGTCGCTGGCAGTGCCGCCGGAGTCGCTGGGCTGGTGGATCGAGCGGCTGGTGGCGCACGGCGTGGAGCACGAGCGCCCGTCGCGGCGGTTCGGGGCGCCGGTGCTGGCCTTCCGCGATCCCGACGGGCTGCTGCTGGAGCTGACCGTGCACCCGGACGCGGCATCGCGCGGCGCCTGGGAGGGCGCGGACGTGCCAGCGGAGCACGCCATCCGCGGCGTGCACTCCGTGGCGCTGTGGGAGGAGGCGGGAGAGGAGACGGTGCGGATGCTCACGGACACGCTGGGCTTCCGCCACGTGGCTGACGAGGGCAACGTCTCGCGCTTCGCGGCGGGCGACGGCGGCCCGGGCACGCTGGTGGACGTGCGGACCGTGGGCGGCTTCCCGCGCGGGGCGGGCGGCGCGGGCACGGTGCACCACGTGGCGTGGCGCACGGGCGACGACGCGGGCGAGCTGGAGCTGCGCGCGCGCGCGGAGGCCGCGGGCGCGCAGCCCACGCCGGTGATCGACCGGGAGTACTTCCACTCGGTGTACTTCCGCGAGCCGGGCGGCGTGCTGTTCGAGCTGGCCACCGACGCACCGGGCTTCGACGTGGACGAGCCGCGCGAGCGCCTGGGCGAGGCGCTGATGCTGCCGCCGCAGTACGAGCCGCGCCGCGCGGAGATCGAGCGCGTGCTGCCGGCCTTCCACCTGCCCGGCACGCTGCCCGTGGAGGGCCGGTGA
- a CDS encoding nitroreductase family protein, producing the protein MYTESTTLTVTEAAEARRSIRKYKDQPVPAADLREILRVTGLAPSAFNVQPWRFVVVRDPELKQRLRAAAYGQAQVGAAPAVIVMYSDVAGALGDIERTVHPNYPEERRPAVAQQVRDTFAGKTDEEREAWGAGQSYIALGYLMLAAQSLGYATSPMLGFKPNEVKEILGLPAHATVPALVALGVADEEGFPHHRHAVEDVADFR; encoded by the coding sequence ATGTACACGGAAAGCACCACCCTCACGGTGACCGAGGCCGCCGAAGCGCGCCGGTCGATCCGGAAGTACAAGGACCAGCCGGTGCCCGCGGCGGACCTCCGCGAGATCCTGCGGGTCACGGGGCTGGCGCCTTCGGCCTTCAACGTGCAGCCTTGGCGTTTCGTGGTCGTGCGCGACCCGGAGCTGAAGCAGCGGCTGCGCGCCGCGGCCTACGGCCAGGCGCAGGTGGGCGCCGCGCCCGCCGTGATCGTGATGTACAGCGACGTGGCGGGGGCGCTGGGGGACATCGAGCGCACCGTGCACCCCAACTACCCGGAAGAGCGGCGCCCGGCGGTGGCCCAGCAGGTGCGCGACACCTTCGCGGGCAAGACGGACGAGGAGCGCGAGGCGTGGGGCGCCGGGCAGAGCTACATCGCCCTGGGATACCTGATGCTGGCCGCGCAGTCGCTGGGCTACGCCACCTCGCCCATGCTGGGCTTCAAGCCCAACGAGGTGAAGGAGATCCTGGGCCTGCCGGCGCACGCCACCGTTCCCGCGCTGGTTGCGCTGGGCGTGGCGGACGAGGAGGGCTTCCCGCACCACCGGCACGCGGTGGAGGACGTGGCCGACTTCCGCTGA
- a CDS encoding quinone oxidoreductase, whose protein sequence is MKALCFDRFGGPEVLEYRELPDPQAGPGEAIVRMRAVGLNFADVYRRKGSYHLAGQPPYVPGYEGAGVVVRVGPPPATEDADAGKMPRVGDRVGFADVPFANAELVAAPASRLIPLPDDVSFQTAAASLLQGLTAQYLTRDSHPVAPGQTVAVHAAAGGVGLLLVQIAKLLGARVIGLTSSEEKRAAALAAGAEQVALYGEEWVDAVRAFGGGTGVDVVYDSVGSTLRDSLRAVRTGGHVVFYGMAGGDPQPVDPRLLMDESKSLTGGDLWNVLTGHAERVRRSAELFGWIRDGRLHVEVSRTFPLAEGAAAHAFLESRRSIGKVLLVP, encoded by the coding sequence ATGAAGGCGCTCTGCTTCGACAGGTTCGGCGGGCCGGAGGTGCTGGAGTACCGCGAGCTGCCCGATCCGCAGGCCGGCCCGGGCGAGGCGATCGTGAGGATGCGCGCCGTGGGGCTCAACTTCGCCGACGTGTACCGGCGGAAGGGCAGCTACCACCTGGCTGGCCAGCCGCCATACGTCCCCGGATACGAAGGCGCCGGCGTCGTCGTGCGCGTCGGCCCGCCCCCAGCGACGGAGGACGCGGATGCGGGGAAGATGCCGCGCGTCGGCGACCGCGTTGGCTTCGCCGACGTGCCGTTCGCGAATGCGGAACTGGTCGCCGCGCCCGCGTCGAGGCTCATCCCGCTCCCGGACGACGTCTCGTTCCAGACGGCCGCCGCGTCGCTGCTCCAGGGGCTCACCGCGCAGTACCTGACGCGCGACAGCCACCCCGTCGCGCCGGGGCAGACGGTGGCGGTGCACGCGGCGGCCGGCGGCGTGGGCCTGCTGCTCGTGCAGATCGCGAAGCTGCTTGGGGCGCGCGTGATCGGCCTCACGTCGAGCGAGGAGAAACGCGCCGCGGCGCTCGCCGCCGGTGCGGAGCAGGTGGCGCTGTACGGGGAGGAGTGGGTAGATGCGGTGCGCGCGTTCGGCGGTGGGACGGGTGTGGACGTGGTGTACGACTCCGTGGGCTCCACCCTGCGCGACAGCCTGCGCGCGGTACGGACTGGCGGGCACGTGGTCTTCTACGGCATGGCCGGCGGCGACCCGCAGCCCGTGGACCCCCGCCTGCTGATGGACGAGTCGAAGTCGCTCACCGGCGGCGACCTGTGGAACGTGCTCACCGGCCACGCCGAGCGCGTGCGCCGCTCCGCCGAGCTGTTCGGCTGGATCCGCGACGGCCGCCTGCACGTGGAGGTGAGCCGCACCTTTCCCCTCGCCGAGGGCGCCGCCGCCCACGCCTTCCTCGAAAGCCGCCGCAGCATCGGCAAGGTCCTGCTGGTGCCGTGA
- a CDS encoding phosphatidylserine decarboxylase, producing MARYHEVVQELVGLIKKNKWGGDFEKAIENARAKNIPELSDIRNLDDYLGYIDGLLRWVPSEDFPGREVYNRICKFYFILDQDPVVRLQTAVVPHPDAPPLTPLSAWMVRYANSMGAFLDTPESLTPESLKSFFDSPSYNMDDYIVPHGGWKTFNQFFARNFKPGYRPVAAVADQHVIVSPADSTFAGQWEIRPNSQVTVKNLHWSIEELLEGSPFKDRFTNGQFMHAFLNTTDYHRQHAPVGGTVVEARVIPGQVYLEVDADPVPGDPDGRHRLRMRRTFDAPDNAGYQFAQARGLVVLDTPIGLVAVLPIGMAQVSSIILTAEEGVTLRKGEEISYFQFGGSDIIVLFEARSNVCFSAQPNVHYKTGTKIAQAYPVI from the coding sequence ATGGCCCGGTACCACGAAGTCGTGCAGGAGCTCGTCGGTCTCATCAAGAAGAACAAGTGGGGAGGTGACTTCGAGAAGGCGATCGAGAACGCGCGCGCCAAGAACATCCCCGAGCTGAGCGACATCCGGAACCTGGACGATTACCTGGGCTACATCGACGGGTTGCTTCGGTGGGTGCCCAGCGAGGACTTTCCGGGGCGGGAGGTCTACAACCGCATCTGCAAGTTCTACTTCATCCTGGACCAGGACCCGGTGGTGAGGCTGCAGACGGCCGTGGTCCCGCACCCGGACGCGCCGCCGCTCACCCCGCTGTCCGCGTGGATGGTGCGCTACGCCAACTCGATGGGCGCGTTCCTGGACACGCCCGAGTCGCTGACGCCCGAGTCGCTGAAGTCGTTCTTCGATTCGCCGAGCTACAACATGGACGACTACATCGTCCCTCACGGCGGCTGGAAGACCTTCAACCAGTTCTTCGCCCGGAACTTCAAGCCGGGCTACCGGCCCGTGGCGGCGGTGGCCGACCAGCACGTGATCGTGTCGCCGGCAGATTCCACCTTCGCGGGCCAGTGGGAGATCCGCCCCAACTCGCAGGTCACGGTGAAGAACCTGCACTGGTCCATCGAGGAGCTGCTGGAGGGCAGCCCGTTCAAGGACCGGTTCACGAACGGGCAGTTCATGCACGCCTTCCTCAACACCACCGACTACCACCGCCAGCACGCCCCGGTGGGCGGAACGGTGGTGGAGGCGCGCGTGATCCCCGGGCAGGTGTACCTGGAGGTGGACGCGGACCCGGTGCCCGGCGACCCGGACGGACGTCACCGCCTGCGCATGCGCCGCACGTTCGACGCGCCGGACAACGCGGGCTACCAGTTCGCGCAGGCGCGGGGGCTGGTGGTGCTGGACACGCCCATCGGCCTGGTGGCGGTGCTTCCCATCGGCATGGCGCAGGTGTCGTCCATCATCCTCACCGCCGAAGAGGGCGTCACGCTGCGCAAGGGCGAGGAGATCTCGTACTTCCAGTTCGGCGGGTCGGACATCATCGTGCTGTTCGAGGCGCGCAGCAACGTCTGCTTCAGCGCCCAGCCCAACGTGCACTACAAGACCGGGACGAAGATCGCCCAGGCGTACCCGGTGATCTGA
- a CDS encoding Spy/CpxP family protein refolding chaperone — protein sequence MNAKLLTLAFAAACIAAPAAAQQDRQPAPVCVAGQQSQPGGCMPEAQAGAMRHPMPPGMRMGEGMMGPAESPVSMLLMHRADLGLNADQVSRLQALDARARAEHQRMTETMRAAGPPRWDAQDEAAFRAALERHSRAETDMAVAQFRMMRDVHAILTADQLRKVADMHHEMMAMHGPGMEMRGGPGMEMHGGPGMEMHGGPGMPPRPMDGGHDGHDGQMSDCARCCAEMMHAQQQGGAPHPQQEQ from the coding sequence ATGAACGCAAAGCTTCTCACGCTCGCCTTCGCGGCGGCGTGTATCGCGGCGCCGGCGGCCGCGCAGCAGGACCGCCAGCCTGCACCGGTGTGCGTGGCGGGACAGCAGAGCCAGCCCGGAGGCTGCATGCCCGAGGCGCAGGCCGGCGCCATGCGCCACCCCATGCCGCCCGGAATGCGCATGGGCGAGGGGATGATGGGCCCCGCCGAGTCGCCGGTGTCCATGCTGCTCATGCACCGCGCCGACCTGGGCCTGAACGCGGACCAGGTGTCGCGGCTCCAGGCGCTCGATGCCCGCGCGCGCGCCGAGCACCAGCGCATGACCGAGACGATGCGCGCAGCCGGCCCGCCGCGGTGGGACGCGCAGGACGAGGCGGCCTTCCGCGCCGCGCTGGAGCGCCACTCCCGCGCGGAGACCGACATGGCGGTCGCACAGTTCCGGATGATGCGCGACGTCCACGCGATCCTCACGGCCGACCAGCTCCGCAAGGTCGCGGACATGCACCACGAGATGATGGCGATGCACGGCCCCGGCATGGAGATGCGCGGCGGACCGGGGATGGAGATGCACGGCGGACCGGGGATGGAGATGCACGGCGGCCCCGGCATGCCTCCCCGGCCGATGGACGGCGGGCATGACGGCCACGACGGCCAGATGAGCGACTGCGCCCGCTGCTGCGCCGAGATGATGCATGCCCAGCAGCAGGGCGGCGCGCCGCACCCGCAGCAGGAGCAGTAG